A window of Hymenobacter siberiensis genomic DNA:
GCATGAGGCGCTTACGTAGCGCGTAGTAGGCCACGGGGTTGGGCTCGGCGGGGTAGAGCTGGGCGATGAGCTGCTCGATTTTCAGCTCTTTGACCCGCACCAGCAGCTCGTAGAGGCGCGAATCGAGCCGGCCGATGGTTTTACGGCGCTGCCGCTGAATGAAGCGGCCGAAATCGCGCCGGTCGTCGGGGCTGAGGGTGAGAAGCGCGGTGCGCAGGTCGTCCATTGATGCCGTAAATAGGTTTTTTTGATTATTTGGAGCGCATATTAATATCCTTTTATCACATCATTAAAACCTATCAATCATCGACTTAATAATAAAATCACCCACTGCATAAGGTCTAACAATGTGCAAAATACGGTTGAATTCGGGTAGTGAATACGCCACCTTTCATCATGTTTTCACCCTTAGCCCCCCGCGCCATGTTTATATACGCCTACTCCTATTGTGTTCCCTGCTGGTGCTGCTGGTGGTTGGCCCGGCCTGCGCCCAGGACTTGCTCACCAAGCGCAACGGCGACGAAGTTGCAGTGAAGGTGGTCGAAATCACGCCTTCCGAACTAAACGACCATGGACTGTAAGTCCATAGGTTTGGATTGCGAATGAAATTCGCGGGTTTCGGCTCAAGCCGACTGAAAGACAACCACTGTAAGTGGGCTATTCCAGAATGAAATTCTCGTCCCCATTGGGCTGGTCCTTGTGATGATTCAAATACGCTTCGAGTAGCTCGTCTGTGATGTTACCGACACTCCAGGCCCCGTAGCCAATGCCCCAGAAATGACCGCCCCAATACCGCCGCTTCAACTCGGGAAACTCTTGCAAGAGCAACTTGGCGCTGCGTCCCTTCAAGCGACGCATTAATTCGCTCACAGCCAAGGCGGGCGGATACGAGACGTGCAAATGGATATGGTCTTTGCTCACTACCCCTTTCAAGATGCACACATCCAGCGTGTTACACGTCTGACGCAGCAAGTCCCGGCAGCGCAGTTGCACATCCCCCGTCAGCACCTGGTAGCGATATTTTGTGCTCCACACCAGATGCACTTCCAGCTTGTGAACCGAATGGCTGCCTGTTCGCTGCTTCATCTCACAAAGGTACCCGACGCCTGGAAGTGAGTAGCAACTAAAGTCTTGCCCTAAAGGGCATAGCTTTAACTAGCGTGCTTAAAAAGTAAAATACCGCCGCGCCGACAACCCCGACGGCCCGCTCATCAGCGTGTGGCGCTCCGATGTATTCCTGATTCGCTACGCCAACGGCACCAAGGAAGTGCTCAACGCGCCCCCGGCAACGGCCAGCGGCGGCGTGCCCGTATCGACGGCAGCAGCACACACGGCTTTCCCGGCCGATGTGCCCACGGTTAATAACCAGTCGCCCGACGATGCCATTCTGGACGAGCCCATCCGGCTCGATGGGCCGCGCATTGGCTTCACCATTCTCTCGGCCAACGTGCTGGACAAGGCCCGCGAAAGCATTCCCGACCTCAACCCCTTCCTGACGCAGTTTGGCTGGCAGTTCGAGAGCCGCCTGTTTCGGCTGCCCAATGGGGTGAGCGGGCTGGTCGAATTCGTGCCGCTGGTGGGCGGGCTGGAGCAGGGCAAGTTTCTGCCCAGCGTGAGCGGCCTGCTGGGCATGCGCGGGGCCAAGGGCTTCGAGTTCGGCGTGGGCCCCAACCTAACGCCTCTGGGGGCCAACCTGGTACTGGCCATGGGCACCTCGTTTCGCTCCAACGGCATCAATTTCCCCGTGAACGTGGCCGTGGTGCCGGGCAATGGCGGCACCCGCGTCAGCCTGATGCTTGGCTTCAACGCCCGCCATCGCTAGGTCATGCGCACCATTGCCAAACCCACAGCCCTGTGGCATTTGCTGCTCCTGCTGCTCCTGCTGCTCCTAGCCGGGGTGGGCCAAGCCCGTGCGCAGGCAGCCGGAACTACGGATGTTATCCTATGTGCCGATGGCAGCGAAGTACCGGGCCGGGTGCTCACCATCTCGCCCCTGGCCCTGACTTACCTGCCCCCCGCTGGCACCGACACCTTGCGCCTGACTACGGCCGACGTGTTTCTGGTACGCTATGCCAATGGTACCCGCGAGGTGCTCCACCCGGCCCCTGCAACCGAAAAGCCGCTGACGTCCGACCTTCTACCGGGCCTGAGCGATGCCCAGCGCCGCACCAAGGGCCGCCAGGATGCGGCCCGCAGCTACACCAGCGGCGGCCCGTTCTGGGGTTCGCTGGCTGCTACGCTCTACGGGGGGCCATTTCTGGGCGTGATGGCCCCGGCTATCATGGCGCCTCACGCCATAACGGCGGCCAACCTGAAGGCTCCCGACCCCGGGCTGCTGGCCGACCCTACCTACAGCCACGCCTACCGCGAAGAGGCCCAGCACCGCAAGCGCGGCCGAGCCTGGGGCGGCTACAGCGTGGGCGCGGGCCTGTGGATAGTGCTTCTGGGCAGCCTCGTAGCGGGCAATTTATAGCAGCTGCCGCAATGTGGCCGGCCCGGGCTACGGATGCGCAGCAATGGGGGTGTAAGATTCTGGCATTCGTCCCGCGTCCTCAACGCGCCCCAAATGCCTTGCGTACAAAGCTCGCAACTACTTCCCCTCCCACCCTCATTTCTTTCTAATTATACTTCCCTTTCAATCATGGACGTTAACAACAATAAAATCGGTGACAATACTGAGCTGCAAGGCCGCGGCAACTGGAACCAACTGAAAGGTGCCGCCAAGCAGAAATGGGGCAACCTGACCGACGACGACCTGACTTACAGCGAAGGCAAGCAGGACGAATGGTTCGGCCGCCTGCAGGAAAAAACCGGCGAAACCATTGATGATATTAAAAACTGGTTCAGCAACACCACCAACGATGCCAGCGCTGCCGCCACCGGCAACAGCACTGAGCTGAAAGCTCGCGGCGACTGGAATCAGATTAAAGGCCAGGCCAAGCAGAAGTGGGGCAACCTCACCGACAACGACCTCGACTACGAAGACGGCAAGCAGGACGAGTGGTACGGCCGCCTGCAGGAGAAAACGGGCCACACCATCGACGACATCAAAGGTTGGTTCCAGCGCACGTTCTAAATTGACTTTTCCCCGATGAAATAACGCGCCTTCCCAATTCCACCGCCTTGTTTCATTAATAAAAAAAGCCCCTTCTGGCAGCAGAAGGGGCTTTTTTGCATCTATCCGCATGGCACTGCCTCAACCTTTGCGCCGGATTGCTGCGTAAGAAAATGCAGTATTTTGCCTTCTGCCGTTGTTATGTCTGCCACCGATAAGCTGCTTACCACTATTCCTCCCCTGCCTTCGTCCGGCATTAAAGCGCTGGCGAAGCTCGGCTTTGCCGCCATTGGCGTGGTGTATGTGCTCATGGGCGTGCTGGCGCTTTTGGCTGCTATGGGGGTGCAGCGTGGGGCCCGTGCCGACAAGCAGGAAGCCATGCAGCACCTGCAGCAGGTGCCCGGCGGCAGCGTGCTGCTGGGCCTGATTGCACTGGGCCTGCTCGGCTACATTCTGTGGCGCTTCGCGCAGGCGCTGCTCGATACCGAGGGCAAAGGCACCAGCCTGAAAGGGCTGAGCTTTCGGTTCTGGTATGTGTGCAGCGGGCTTTTCTATAGCGGCCTGGCTATCTACGCCGCCAGGCTCGCCCTTCAGGGCCACGCCGACGCAGGCACCGATGCCACGAAAACACTGGCCACCGAGGTGCTGAGCTGGCCTGGGGGCGACTGGCTCCTGATTGTGGGGGGTGTGGTCACCATCTTCATCGGCTTGTACCAGGGGTACCGCGCCTTTTCGGGGCAGCTGCAGTCGGATGTAAGTGCCCGCCAACTTTCGGCCGCCGAGCACCGCCTCGTGTTCCGGGCCGCGCAGGTGGGCGTCACGGCCCGGGGCATTGTGGTGGGCATCATCGGCTATTTCTTTGTGCAGGCGGGGCAGCAGTCGCGGGCCGGCGCAGTGGGCAGCACCGATGAGGCCTTCGACTTTCTGGCCACTGCGCCGGCCTCATTGCCTACGGCCTCAATTCGCTGGTACAGGCCCGCTATCCCATGCTGCGGAGCGTGTAGCGGCTAGTGCTGCGGAGCGTGTAGCGGCTAGGCCCGCACGGGCTCGGCCATGTAGTCGCGCAGGTATTGGTACGGCTCCGTCAGCTGGCCGCCTTTGGCGATGGTGGCGCGGGCAATCACGCCCTCGGCATCGTT
This region includes:
- a CDS encoding DUF1206 domain-containing protein, with the translated sequence MSATDKLLTTIPPLPSSGIKALAKLGFAAIGVVYVLMGVLALLAAMGVQRGARADKQEAMQHLQQVPGGSVLLGLIALGLLGYILWRFAQALLDTEGKGTSLKGLSFRFWYVCSGLFYSGLAIYAARLALQGHADAGTDATKTLATEVLSWPGGDWLLIVGGVVTIFIGLYQGYRAFSGQLQSDVSARQLSAAEHRLVFRAAQVGVTARGIVVGIIGYFFVQAGQQSRAGAVGSTDEAFDFLATAPASLPTASIRWYRPAIPCCGACSG
- the tnpA gene encoding IS200/IS605 family transposase, which translates into the protein MKQRTGSHSVHKLEVHLVWSTKYRYQVLTGDVQLRCRDLLRQTCNTLDVCILKGVVSKDHIHLHVSYPPALAVSELMRRLKGRSAKLLLQEFPELKRRYWGGHFWGIGYGAWSVGNITDELLEAYLNHHKDQPNGDENFILE